agttatattttttagaaccAAATATTCCTGATTTTTCCAGGAAGAAGCAAGCCAACcaaatgaagagaaaaaagtggcgATTCACTATGCAGCTGCCAGCGGAgacttgaaaactttgaaactagTATTTCTTGCAGACAGGTCACTATTGGATGTTAAAGATGCGACTGGGTAATCCAAATAGCTAGAATtcaagaatattttcaaaattttcagccagacGCCTCTACTCTGCGCTTTGATGGCcgggaaaatagaaaatgcaGATTTCCTAGCCAACACTGGTGCAGACGCAGAATGCCATGATGAACAGGGAAGAAATGCTTTGCATTGGGCAGTTGTATGTGGTCAGGTTAGGGAAAAAGTTTGCAGGACTGAAAATGCGGAAACAATTTCAGCTAGACTCATTGAACTGGGCAATCAACAAGAACGTCGAAGTTAATGCAAAGGATCAATATGTAAGTTAGGGGTGTgcggaaaacgattttttccggcaaatcggtgagttgccggaattgaaaatttctgtcaaatgggctaatcggcaagttgccggaatttaaaatttccggcaaatcggaaaccggcaaattgcaggatttgatatttccggcaaaacggcaaattgtctattcgccgaatttgccggaaaaaaacggcaattgacgaaattttttggcgaattgtGGTTCTGCactattttggaaatttcaaaagttcaattttaatcggcaaaattgttcgcatcctatgaatgttcctacatctattttgaacaTAAAGCAATTTCTCTCCGTCTTataaaatatccggcaaacggcaaatcggcaagttgccgtcattggaaatttccggcaaatccgaaaccggcaaattgcaggatttaatatttccggcaaatcggtaaattgcttatttgccgaaattgaaaatttccggcaaatctgcaaattgccgaaatttatatttacggaaaatcgacaaattgtctatttcccgaaaaaaagtttttggcaaaaaatttttttgtgattttgcactatttttttttggaaatttcagaatttcaaatttaatcggcaaaattgtacgcaacctatgaatgttcctacatctattttgaaaataacatttttatttttctctttccgttttataaaattccctcttaaaagttccggcaaattggtatccggcaaacggcaaatcggcaatttgcggAAAATGAAGACtttcagcaaatcggcaaactgcggaaattaaaaatttacggcaaatcggcaaaccggcaattcgccgatttgccgagtttgttGACAGAAAAATGGAAGTGGTCTTTTATATATTCTAGTGCCAATTTGGACTCAACAAGTACTATATATATAGTCCAAAATGacagaatataaaaattaaacacttCAAAACttaatagatttttcaaaattttctaccaAAACTCAtcggaaaaaatccaattttttccaaaatgcacaatttttcagcaacgCTGCACACCACTTCACTACGCCACTTGCTCCGAGGACATCGCCCCAGAAGTCTCCCAAGCCATACTCATAACCCTTCTGAAACATGGCGCCGATCCGAATGCCATCGACGCAGATGACCGTACTCCTATCCACTGGTGCTCCAGCAATGGAAATCTGGAAGCTATCAAAGCCCTGTACAATTCTGGAGGCGATTTATTGTGCAGGGATAAGGAGCACTTGACAATTCTCCATTGTGCAGCTAGTCATGGATATCATGAAGTTATCGAGTTTGCTCTGAAGCATGTGAATAAGCCATTTATCGATGAAATCGACAGAGCTGGTCACACAGCTCTTTTCTATGCAATTTCCTTTGGGCACTATGAATCAGCGCTGAAGCTTCTTCAAAACAACGCAAATCCGAATCATCAAGATCAAAGGCTTGCCACAGCGGCTCACAGTGCTGCATCGAAAGGGCAAATGAGAATGCTGAAACTTCTGAAACAGTTCAACGCATCCTTCGATATTCAGAATTATAGAGGGGATCTTCCGTTTCATGAAGCAGTTCAAGCCGGGAGCAAAGATGTTGTTGAGTGGCTTCTGGCGGTCGATGAATCTGTCTTGGATATTCCGAATCATAACGGAAGAACTGCTATCCACCTGGCAGCGTCTGTAGGAAACCTGGAAATGGTTATTTTATTGTgtactaaaaaatgttttgtggaTCCGCTGTGCAGTAGAgaggtatgctaaatattttttaattgtacaaatatttttgtcgagactcgaaattgtctgaaaatttcgaattttataatgaattttttgaaaacttctaaaaaaaacgttatggtggctcaaaaaaaaaatatcccaaaccacattaaaatttgaaatttgaccaacttgtcaatgtcgcagcgtCTGGAagctaacttttttgaaatcacagtCTACTTTTGGGCATATAAATTAATTATCTCGccttttcaactcgatttatgTACATTTAAGGGttgtttacatttttaaagggGGACtagagtttgtgggtatttCGCTATTTATAGACTAAACCTGGTCTAAAACCAcagaatttcataatgagacttcacaaaacattacttacttacttaggaTACttagacgatccgttcttcaggaATTCGTGGTATTCCTGCGGATCACAGCAAGCCATTCTTTTCGGTCCTTGGCTATAGTGGACCATGGGGTGATGACTTCTCCGTCTGCGTCACGAGTGGTGATCTCTTTTCGCAGCGAATCAGTCCATCGCATCGGCGGCCTTCCAACAGGCCTTTTCCATCCATATGGGCGCCATTCTGTCATTAACGTGGTCCATCTTCCGTCTTTCCTTCTCGCAACGTGTCCAGCCCATCCTAGCTTCctctttttcacgaaattgagCGGGTCCCTGACTAGAGACATCTTACGAATGTCTTCGCGATGGAGATCTCGCTCTCGTTGTTGGGTGAGTGTTATCCCAACAAGCCGTCTTTCTAGGGAGGCATGTGTGATTCTTACTCGTTCGGATAGAGCTTTGGTGAATGTCCAGGCTTCTGAACCATAGGTGAGAGCGGGAAGGACGATTGAATCGAATAGATTCGCACGAATCTTCTTGTCGGTGATGGAGTCGGTGGTGTTCTTGATTCCATTGAATGCAGCCCAGGCTGCTCGCCGTCTTCGGTGGATTTCCGGCATCAAGTTGTTTTGAGCGTTGATTTGACGGCCGAGGTAGATGTACTCGTCGACGTCGTCGAGCTGGGTGGTGGAGGAGGGGTTACCGAAGTAGACTTTACTGGGGTCAGCGAATCGATTTCGTAAGACTTTCGTCTTCCCAGTATTGATCTCGAGACCAACttcagagcatttttgtacgagttcttggagcattttgcTGGCAGTGTTCGGATGATTGGCGATGAGCACAATATCGTCAGCAAATCTAAGGTTCGTTAGATTTTTGCCATTCACTCTCATTCCAGGGATCGTATTGTAATCCTCAGCTTCTCCTTTAAATTCAATACAGGAAAGCTTTCGGAAAACGTGTTCGAGGCAAGCGGAGAAGAGATTCGGAGAGATGGGGTCTCCTTGTCGAACTCCTTTGGTCACAGGTACTGTGATTGGCCTTAGGAATGGGGTAAAATTTGtggtacaatttttataacactCTTTCAGTAGATCAATATAGGCTTCATCTGCACCTTGCTCGTCGAGACTCTTCCAGATTGCCTGGTGTTCAACACTGTCAAATGCCTTCTTGAAATCTATGAAGACAAGTGTGAGGGATCTGGTATTCCCTGCCGACTTCAAGAAGTCTTTGGAGCGAGTGGATGTGATCGATCGTTGAGAAAGATCGTCGGAATCCGGCCTGCTCGACAGGTTGAGCCTCATCAAGGGATCTTCGCATTCTATTCAGCAGACACTTAGTGAATACTttgtaaaatctgaaatttcgcgcacttttctttgtcacaaccgctggattttagtttttctgaaattatcaccctttaacccttattttggaaatttatctCGCGGAAATACGTTGATTGAGACTACTTTGGATGCCTATCGGCCTAAAAGttgtctcaatcaacgaatttcCGCGGGATAAATTACCAAGATAAGGATCAAAGGgtgataatcaaataaaaattaagttccaaccgCTGCAACACcgataagttgccaaaatttgagctttgataaaatttggtaacttaTGGTGATCCATCGACCTCAAATCTACCTGAATCTAGTTGAAAACTCAAgatattaccggtacagagagtgtagataaAGGGGCGGGGCGCGGGAAGAGACGACTTGTGTCAAATTACGAAATGATGACAACGaggaaaatttcgtaaatcgatCTCTTCCCGCGCCCCGCCCCTTGGGTTCCGGGATGTCTGTGTTTCTTCAACTATATACACTCTATGTAATAAAtaaccttttaaaaattaaatgttataCCCATACTTactagggaaccgtcagaaggtgcccatcggacttgcatatgagacctatgccattcgatagtgcatgtcttaaaacggttactcgtgaatttttagcggcaaaactccagaaccaagctcacggcgggcTCTCAAAGATCCTAAAATAGCACTGTGTGGTTGAATTTTAACGATCTAACgaagcaattttccaatttcacgttggtagctcatatctcggcagataaattttttatagaaaagtcatcaactaaaaagttgttgatattgttgtaaaaaacaagtttgtagttgaaagttttttaccaaaatttttttgtttgaggtAAAAGCGTTAGAATAGACATAACAGCATAAAAATAACAGCAACAGTTGTCGCATTTCACGCGCTCTTATCTCAAACAAAAcagttttggtaaaaaactttaaactacaaacttgttctttacaacaatatcaacaacttttcagttgatgacttttctgtaaaaaatttacccgcggagatatgagctaccaaagtgaaattggaaattttgccCTTCAATGCTTCGTTAAAGTGCTATTTCAGGATCTTTGAGAGCtcgccgtgagcttggttctggagttttgccgctaaaaattcacgagtaaccgttttaagacatgcactatcgaatggcataggtctcatatgcaagtccgatgggcaccttctgacggttccctagttagacggtgatttcaagaaagttagtttccagcagCTGCAAGATTGaaaagtcggtcaaattttatatttcaactgatttcaagtcaaaactttttttttgagaaattttcaagaagtttaatcatgaaattttggcagtttGGAGTCTGATAACTTCAAACaccacttttaaaattcaattccagAAAGAAATTTTCACTCCACTTGACCTGGCCACAAAACAAAACCACGTAGTCGTCGTGGAGTACCTGACAAAACTATGCAGAGCAAAATCCAGCAAAGAGTTCTCGCCAGAgtacattgaaaattggaagaccAACTTTGAGGCGATGGTTGCGGAGGCTAGACGCAAACGAAATGAGTTAAAAGCTGAACAGAAGAAACAAAGAAGACCGTCGACTAGCGACGGAATTGTGGAAACCGAGAGGAAGAAGGAAATCGCTGATGTCGGAGTCAATACGTCGGTagggattttttggatttgaagGTTGGAGAAGTTTAGCTTGCGTAGGCTtttggctctagcttcttgccaaggaaattttaacttgggcaaaagtcgggcaaaactttggcaaaacttggattcaggCTGCACCAAAGTTTAACCcaagtttcacccaactcttgccaaacttcTACTCAAGTTTGAAACGAAACAAGAACAATTTGGACCAAAGTTTGGAAAgagttgggtgaaacttgGGTTAAACTTTGATGTCGCCTGaatccaaattttgccaaagtTTTGCCCGGCTTTTgtccaagttaatatttttgggccaaacttgggcaagaagctggAGCCAAATGCCGAGGATGACAAAACGGAAGCCGGCTGATTTCCGACGTGAAATTCTTAGTTGGAGTTCTCTGAACTTCTCTACACTTCCCTAATCCCTACTGTAAATTTCCAGCAACGAAGCATAAAATCTGCCGATTCAAACGCTCCAAAACGAAAGTACTCCAAGTCAACTTCTGTGACAAACTTGACAGAAATCCCATCGATCCCTAAAAAGGAGCTGGAGGCACTGAAAGAATCCATTGAAAACGGGCAGAAATTCGTAGATGATGATGCCGAAGATCATCTAGACATTTTAGATGTTGACGACGAGTTTGAGGTAAGTTCTAGTGCATCCTTCAATTGGAAATCACCTGGTTTTTGTTCAGAACCTACCGCCAATCTCCGATTTGTCCGAGTCCAGCACCTCAACTGATAATGATTCGGAGGAAGATAAAAGTGATGACGAAGACGTGGAAAGAAAGGTTACTGTACAGGAGACAAAGGCTACCGTACCATTAGCTGCTGCAAAGAAAACGAGGAAAGAAGTGCGGATAGAATCTGGAAGTAATAAGAAAAAggtgggaatttgaattttttgaagaattgcccatgccaaaaaatgttctcagaaaatttgaaatttgaatttcccgccaaaaattgttttccccagaaaatttgaaattctagccaaaattgtattctccgaaaatttgaatttcccgccgaaatgtttgtctcaaaaaatttgaaattcgaagaTTCCGctaaaaccgatttttttaattcccgctaaaatttgctttccccagaaaatttgaattttccgccaaaaaataatttttcacagaaaaagatttattcgaaattcccgccaaagtTAAATCctcaggaaatttgaaattcccgccggacaacgcgttggaaagtcgtgtactccacacagACAAATACattcagttttacaactaaaatcgagccgcgacgcgacacgcaacgcgccgtaaatctaccccaatTATATgaccgagccaaaatggcctagttcggcaaactctttcatttcaatttatgagggaagccagaaatccgtgttctgtcaaaatatttttctcataaaatgcGAAATTCCCGCTAAaaccgttttttaaaaattcccctccaaaaaataatttttcccggaaaacttttttgtgggCATATCACAGGAAAagcaatatttattttcctattttggggccacttttgaaataatcacTGTTTTACTTCCAGAAATCAGCCTCAAAATCCCGCGGCAATGTGGTGATGCGTGTTCGAAGGGAACCCGAAGTTGGCAGTGACACGGGTGACGTGGATATCTACGATGATGGAGACGGGCGGCCTAGCGATGATGAAGAGGAAAAGAAGCCGAATGACAAGGAGACCGGTAATCACCTTGCCAAAACTATTCATTTTAAACCAAACAATTCCAGCCTCAACGCCTACAAATCGTCGATATATTCACGAACGGGCGATTTTCCAGGAGTTGACCCATTTAAAACGAATGCAAATTCAGTATGGAAAGGTACTGATTGCAAGAAAGAATGCGAGGGCGCTTTTTCGCAACTACTACCATCCCGGCACGGAACAGGTGACCGATATAGTAGAGCGTCTGTGTGTGTATGTCGCGCGTTTCgtggtttaaaattttttaaatgttgttGTAAATTATTATAACTGAAAGTCATGTGTATGTTCTGGTGTTGTTCAGCTTTTGCtaggattttggaaaaaaatcaggatGTACAAtagtaggcacgtaggcaggcactCGAAAGGCATGGTGTAGGCATGAGGCACGCGTCGAGTAGGCACGTATGCACGTGGTCGCTGGCTGTccttttgcataattttgaagcaaacgcGCCTCATTGAGAATTCACGTTGGCGCCAACTCTCGCTATCCATTGggcgtgagagacgcagatactACTTTTTTCTCTGGACGTGAACAACGCAAAGAATAACCGTTttgccgtctgcgtctcttctttcACACGCTATTTTGGCTGTGGACGAGGAATTCTCCTCTTCcaggattttctaggccatttttctcaagttttctcgtccgcgagaaaacatgaattttgaGACAGCCAGCGAGCACGTGGCGCATGCAGATGAATCAGACATGCATGAAGGCATCAGGCAGGCTCGTAGGCAGGCACGAAACAGTTATGTACGCTTTGTGAGGCAAGCATGCTGTAGGCGCGTAGGCAGACACGTATGAGGCATAAGGCATGCAAATATGCAGGAAGGCACCAGGCAGGCTCGTAGGCAGGCAGCAGGTACGTACGCTTTGTGGCGTATCTCTCAGATTCGTGAAAGcgcaaaataaaattctagaCGAAATCAATAATAGGCTCCACCCATATCTTGGCATTTATTCCAATTTCTCTTAATATTCTTACTAATCTGTATTATCACCcctcacggggttctggccttcctcattgcatttttcgcgctccattgacaatcgcctggcAGACAACGCGTGGggaagtcgtgtactccacacgaaCAAATAcatcagttttacaactaaaatcgagccgcgacgcgacacgcaacgcgccgtaaatctaccccagatatggccgagccaaaatgacCTAATTTGGCAAACacttcatttcaaaataggCCGCGTGACCCCTCTAGAAACTcgtaaaaacaatttattttttttcaaaattctgatcctttcaaatttccaggtgCAAGAAAAAGTTCTCGTCCGTTCCCTaatctcgaatttttgcaaaatgcacAACCTAGACGTTCgcaatttcaaattcacaaCTTTCTACGCCTGGGAACGGTTTCTATATGGTAGAGTATTTTAATGACGGACGATTCagcttaatttatttttcagatgctctTTCCGAGCAGCTTAAGATCATATATTTGGAGGAGCGGGAACGACTTTCTGAGACGAATAGTGAAATGAAGCCCAGTGGTTCTATGAAGTTGAATAAATTTGGTAGGAAtaattaaaagtggagtaccgaaatctgggaaatatttttatatgactccaaattttcccctgattccgaatatctaagtgaaaaaaatcaaaaaaattgtttctgattttatatttgagcttgaaatcgcgatattcatttgttaattttcagaaaattgaatgaggcaaacgcgctccaacgaTAATTTGTTTCGGtgctaattttaaaaatctcatggGGACGCATACTaaaatcgcgatttcaagctcaaatataaaatcagggaaatttttttgaattttttcacataaatattccgaatcaggggaaaatttggagtcacttgaaaaaatttccctgatttcgGTACATcacctttaaataaaaaaatctgaaatgaaaatttagacTCAAAAATCCGCAACAGTGTTCCAATAAACGACAAGTTCCATGACATGCAACGAATCTACACCCACGCTGCAATAACCCAAAAATCGACCGGAAAACCACGTGGCAAGAGTGCAAAGCCCATCGAGAGCTCCAGGAAGCGGTGCGATTGCCTTGACACGCATAGGCACCTGTTCCTTTAACTGAtcttgcaattttcagaattacaaGACCCTGGTATTGATATATTTGTGTAGTCGTTGTTCTAGTATTATTATTCACCACTTATTCTTCTTGGCactatttattattttcatctCGGTTTTGCTCACACTAACCCCGAGATGATGACGAATGGAACGCATATCGTGtgaataatcattttttttttttgaatatttctatttattttattgaattagtTTATTTGGTTAATGTGTATCATTATTTGATAGCTAATAAagaatttaatcaaaattaacaattttttttgcagatttcaaGATAATTTGTTAATAAGAGTATAGACTATATTTTAGgcctagacttaggcttaggcttaggtttggGCTCAGGCCTAGGCATAGGTATAGGTtcaggcttagtcttaggtcTAGTCTCAGGCTCTATtgtaatttaaacaaaaacatatAGTTTGAAACAAAGGTAATCCGTCAGAAAACTCTATTTAAAATGTTGGTTAACTATAATTTCtcttttaatagttttttgtaaaacttgcaaaaatattaaacaatttgaaacactCAAAATTAATTGCGCGCCAAATTTAAACCcgtcgattttttaaaattgtatgaGTGTTAACGGgggtttccagttttttttttatttgttaagAGTACTTTAATTTTCCTTTACTACGTTACAGCATTTCCTATGATATTACTTTTGTTGCATGTTGAATATTTCAGTAAATTTCTAATATTCCATTTAAGTACAATATATTGtatcactttaaaaaagaggaaaatataaacatgaacttttgtttcattttctcatgGTCACCGTtactatttttcattcataCCTGGCCGTTTTAATCCTATCTGTGAATCGCCGGAAatgccaacaaaaaaatgtgttgtttGGACAAAATGCCTATGATGTAAAGGTAATAAACAacccaaaaattatattttgacaaatattaaagtttaaacAAAGTTGTATTATTCACAAAACACAACAGCGCCACGTTGacttaattgtttttaaaaacaaattatcaGACTATAAATTGCTTCCTCGCAACCACAAAAATCACtccactttcaatttttgttttatattaaagttttgattttcagaaaatgggtCGTGTCTTCATCTCATCTCTTCTTTTGCTGGCAGTCATCGGCTGTGTTGAAGCCTATCCTAGTAGGGTAAGtcaaatctagaaaatttccattgaaaattttaaaacatacaGTCATCCGTTGCTCCGAGGCTCTCTAGCGATCGTCCACAATATCCAGGATCCTCTCAGTACCCTCTAGGATCAGATGCTCCACAATATCGAGGATCTTCTCAGTCCCCTCGAGGCTATGGATATGGGTCGTCATCTGCTCCACAATACCTAGGATCTTCTCAGTACCCTCAAGGATCATCTGCTCCACGGTATCCTGGTAACTACAATGCCTTTGCCAGCACTTCCGATGCTCCACAGTATCCAGGATCCTCCCAGTACCCTCAAGGATCATCTGCTCCACGGTATCCCGGTAACTACAATGCCTTTGCCAGCACTTCAGATGAGCCACAGTATCCAGGATCCTCCCAGTACCCTCAAGGATCATCTGCTCCACGGTATCCTGGTAACTACAATGCCTTTGCCAGCACTTCCGATGCTCCACAGTATCCAGGATCCTCCCAGTACCCTCAAGGATCATCTGCTCCACGGTATCCCGGTAACTACAATGCCTTTGCCAGCACTTCCGATGCTCCACAGTATCCAGGATCCTCCCAGTACCCTCAAGGATCATCTGCTCCACGGTATCCCGGTAACTACAATGCCTTTGCCAGCACTTCAGATGAGCCACAGTATCTAGGATCCTCTCAGTACCCTCTAGGATCGGATGCTCCACAGTATCCCGGTAACTACAACGCCTTCGCCAGCACTTTTGATCCGCCATATGTCGCTGGAAACTCTAAACAACCAGAGTTTCCTTCATCGCCAGTACCAttttaactgaatttttatttaatgtttCATAAATCATTTCAATCAAGTTTTTgtctatatttttttactgaaaagctaaataatatttttgacatCAATGCAAAATTAGTGATGACTTCAGTACTGTTTCCATAGCCATGGGTACATGGTGAGGAAACATATAAAATATATGCAAAATTGTATAGTATTTTTTTCGTTATCGTGCTACTCTTGAAACAATATTTGCTTTGAAAACAAACACTACAAACCCAGAAAATCTATTACAACACAACAAAAGTTAGATCTATCTTCATCAACATAGCTCAACAAACATGCTCCAAGCTCCTGACATCCTCATAATTTCCTACTCCtcacttttcttcaaaaaatacacatttttcaactaaatgtTTGACGTGGCAGAGCGTCGGTTTGCtctgaactttttgaacactttGCCTGTGCACAATGAGTCCCTAGTATTTTCACCTCTTTCAATTGCCCTAGTCCTGTCTTTGGTCCACACTGGAGTCCGGGGATCTTCACGAGATCAGATCAGGAATACGTTGCTAAGTGGTGCCACTGACGAACAGCTTGTGGAGCATTTTTCGTTTGTCTCCAAAGAGGTGAAGAATGGAACAAAAGGAGTTGAGGTTTATTTGGCAAACAAGGTTTACTTGAAGtaagttgatttttgaaaattgaaattttagacgaaaaattacaagaaaGTCTTGTGAGTCGGGGTCCTCCTGGAGACGACTTTTCTTTAAAAGTGGATgttttttgccggtttttcggcaaaccggcaaattgtcgatttgtcaaaacttgacggaaaaacggcaattgccgaaaagtttCGGCAATTGAGAGACGGCTactccaaacttttttttttgaggttttgcacattttttttttggaattttaagaatttcaattaaatgcccttacatctattttgaaaagtaagcaaattctatgaaaatatctttaaaaaaacacggaaaaaaatttcaaaacggcACAGTTTTAGGTATTTCCATCTCATAAACATttcccggcaaatctgcaaaccggcaaattggcaaagcggcaatttgctgaatttgtcaacaaaaaaaattgccacatATAATACGTTTTAAAGAACTAAActcaatttattgaaaatacttttcagaaaaggaTTCACCGTGAATCCTACATTCCTATCAACCGCACTCAAAAATTATGGCGCTGATGCAAAATCCTTAGACCTGACTACCCCAGCTGCTGTTCAGGAAATCAACTCATTTGTCAACACCGCAACTaacggaaaaatcaaaaacattgCTACCCAGGACTCGATCAAAGATGCAATTGCTCTGTTGATCAACTCAATTTACTTCAAGGCAGATTGGGATGACAAATTCGATGGAATGTCTGTCAGCGAACAGGACTTCACTTTGCACACcggagagaaaaagaagataaagTTTATGAAGGAATTCATGAACGACCGTTCATTCTCTTCAGATGATGTCTTTGATGTTCTTCACGTGGCCTATTCAGATCAACGCTATCAGTTCTCAGTATTCCTTCCGAAACTTAGAAACTCGTTGAAAGAAGCTCTGAAGAAATTGAATGAGAAGAGGTTCAATGACTTGctgaaaacaaagaaacgAACCTTTATGAATGTGGGTAGAAAAGGTcctttaaacaatttaaaaaaatttttagactcAACTTCCGAAATTCACAATCGAGAAGGATCTGAACTTAAAGTCCCATTTGCAGACCTTGGGAATCACTGATATTTTCTCTGACTCTGCGGACTTATCCGggttagctgaaaatttaaaaatttcggagGGAGTTCACAAAGCGATCATAGAGGTCGGGTGTATT
This is a stretch of genomic DNA from Caenorhabditis elegans chromosome V. It encodes these proteins:
- the srp-3 gene encoding Serpin domain-containing protein (Confirmed by transcript evidence), with the translated sequence MFDVAERRFALNFLNTLPVHNESLVFSPLSIALVLSLVHTGVRGSSRDQIRNTLLSGATDEQLVEHFSFVSKEVKNGTKGVEVYLANKVYLKKGFTVNPTFLSTALKNYGADAKSLDLTTPAAVQEINSFVNTATNGKIKNIATQDSIKDAIALLINSIYFKADWDDKFDGMSVSEQDFTLHTGEKKKIKFMKEFMNDRSFSSDDVFDVLHVAYSDQRYQFSVFLPKLRNSLKEALKKLNEKRFNDLLKTKKRTFMNTQLPKFTIEKDLNLKSHLQTLGITDIFSDSADLSGLAENLKISEGVHKAIIEVNEEGTTAAAVTMMKAVPMSARMEQPVNFIADHPFFFTITFLNHPIFVGVFNG
- the Y32G9A.5 gene encoding Prion-like-(Q/N-rich)-domain-bearing protein (Confirmed by transcript evidence); the encoded protein is MGRVFISSLLLLAVIGCVEAYPSRSSVAPRLSSDRPQYPGSSQYPLGSDAPQYRGSSQSPRGYGYGSSSAPQYLGSSQYPQGSSAPRYPGNYNAFASTSDAPQYPGSSQYPQGSSAPRYPGNYNAFASTSDEPQYPGSSQYPQGSSAPRYPGNYNAFASTSDAPQYPGSSQYPQGSSAPRYPGNYNAFASTSDAPQYPGSSQYPQGSSAPRYPGNYNAFASTSDEPQYLGSSQYPLGSDAPQYPGNYNAFASTFDPPYVAGNSKQPEFPSSPVPF